The following are encoded together in the Osmia lignaria lignaria isolate PbOS001 chromosome 13, iyOsmLign1, whole genome shotgun sequence genome:
- the LOC117610174 gene encoding intermembrane lipid transfer protein VPS13A isoform X1: MFEGAIAAFLNRLLGKYVEDLDTEQFNVGIFSGDTCLTDLKLKPEALYQLGLPIKVEVGLIGKIVLKIPWAGLFSQPIVLCLEDIYIVAVPATYGTYDPEIQKKLIRAEKRKILEDLKEDETYTTELFDNLLKSVTKNFQITINNVHIRYEEEINESLCACGICIQSVSIMTTNSKWKPGICTSNLSTIYQLVRAESLSIYMDNNTESAFTNNGCDWDISAIFAWKSTMHKALQTFGMRNKEFQFLLKPFTAKIKVIIYKGNETQTSRMLVDIVLHDVAMQISEMQYITFCHLYDSLLRTNIKKQYMKYRPNEIIKKNPSAWWKYAYNSILDYNVKPYTWKKIVEHRKNYRRYKEACLQSLLKPNDTELKLDLQKYEDSLTMFNIVIAREHARQELKNRMIKEKHQGVNNGGLSLNSMKNSTSLSQEEVQNIEIKNEATQGQETKISSDDISNSSEKQIKIEKLLQPIDYKLNFTLANSCLSLLKNDKEILVVTITQFLTSIEIRPALSAFKISTRAESFVIEGVSLEGDLVPLITVDNVLTGNVSTNFLAIDFEKNGENIDPTFDVSISLEAIEVTYYHHAMMEIIRFFKLSDTNVQTTILWVYELCNYMKKNLLVLVENIISQTLRISFKIDIKGPYIVFPEHGSMQRDGNILLVDFGNVNLSNELQNTNLQLEDATLMELEELLYDRIHIVFSGAQILFCHSGDDWRSVRKMKDSEYHFVPKIQANTTISYSVKPEYHQLPRTKVNVSISCIKFNLSENKIQQSVHFLNLLLLMYQKNVKKCEEDLTQHVPKNRLNKLFVSIKQLRNVQGTICLPSIDRSKNKFTTVTKEFWTANVQKLDSIVSSEVSEEDLELLSKTISLSGFDDSVSPCNHINLLLRFAIGELSIHLASMNCGREEPYLHLRLHALYLETAIMQYGSAIQFGVGSVLLVDKTNAGVTGSYLELISTEEPYEVLVVSFRKVKSNCPDFKSHFKSIERSLVINILNVNINLHRPALLKIRDHWYSLFGYVLSDLLHLGEKLFVENNEKYLSSIFENNNLFNVLKNLCQSIVQWKVKENDPPIPPGAIKLNYSARLNALVIRFCDRDLDLMEIQILGLENDCIYNANERMVLRAHLTHLSVEDMTEDTLYSKLLITEEDKVLDLKYVRHMPKLYKCSDIDTNGDDVMSDGTFKFSIGRISCVLIYKVLHDLKYFLTPFTSTYCLSIKNYLTDKLMSGIEEFKRTATKLHVFIDIQGPIFLLPQQKDVPTLLVLNTGVLSVENFFKRNDQFNQSIKVAGNDTNQLIIDNILVKLNNVTISRAIMTLNQDLEIQEPIVEPVHIHFDIKRKAEYRSAMEFQTYGLFNLQGSMDFVNINLSQRDLKSSILVWKDNISKIILFKNAYENQVQSTMEDQLKKAEVEDVMVKKLEDFLTHNENTVCEVNMKLTLEGLQLNLFLDSEEVLSSPVRDLNHGLCRLTFGEIINTYGFYSDKSLKMKFSLQSCVLQDTRKESQIIRKIIQSPARLIGVQPESYICISMSPIVDITFTCGPQGEKCFDALIQEFRVNLSVPFVMHLTRYIMDSFPADQIDKGIVNHGYENNNSTISRDNITAERKKLKYAQYFKEEPDASISVRIHKPEILIFGDLKATNAHVILLQAEISIESSRHSCSSSIVCTLTDIRAKSRRQGNYSRYTPYWLLCPCDIEICRKEEPPEFNVDYTVTVNKINVHLSAEIIHAFINILSEATNLMNSVNLRLEDKSFNHDYSNAHINLWTPVKISNVPYKKLNDDDSHLNDECNDRVVTINLKPLVICLLLEIEYLTERLPVIQMHSIVTASINDWFNDFNFESSIKLHALCYNVDYKSWEPLIDFCSEDDTTCRPWELMIKIRHGEAFMINSNWTDSHQHIKQDALKVKKRSAKSTDQDVTDMVFISPDHLTVPKSNETDLYSTYEEDSDTDDDEGQKKLVKTSNYLFNSNSSEEEDSDSENSSTNEDEGLELTPECNVDSFGPVGRESIKSNDVAVYITVSTEDKLNIVITSNLIAVMDIIVNAFQQAASGIPIIPAPMRKLNLQNHIGHESRLELLVSEEEDKKSVTRVIVSQDYHDINSPASVPSSPEVETQSRVASPQWGDNEIDFADPDVNSENYSMPMEEIFQDDSTIDIYKTITGEVLHVIFKGFDDVLVYCPKRQGCNLIPLRPIRHEVRYHLVIEATINNYLHRTITVRSPLQFRNETSYALGLYYKKSLLDKLGLTCIGEPTNPFDDNIRMTIIEPDSTYSVPLYIAYHFPIHILPAYLEKYQVSEEGIYWKEQSATMNVIKDICCKTKADESNSVFCVKVSCNEVSLITRPSCQVPSYLISIHSPLILNNQLPFVIDVHIPAINYEVKIEPGERINMHSLNCNTDIQFVFKIQNYLGIYWTGMVKLNTNLERKFVAMNADSEVDSAKSFLLCIELCKVKSWHVVIQSQYWMINKSGLPLFIQECYTHIINEIPEEELMIFSQKNNKKSMVRLRAHQSEWSLPFGLEGITSMSLIVCKDTERGRKYRILTEIESSRLSPNFTKIITFLPYFYISNKTKRNLRFMEENDQADLWNDLLPGQIMPFWPVTESMKMKIKWRNSQLVSQHFNVTRVGKTVLRMDNGSAITVQIKGGITSPYYVTFQKYVTGDIPIRIDNFCDNLFLKISQCNLGQVALINPFQSLLYTWDDPTKTRELIWNVYNNKKPGYNAKFEKDGYGQELIPLVIVEKCSGGSFNACTVKPVNNKLMWLESKPESINRENNNCDDNDDDDDDDDNNDDNDDDDNDKSSTDKTIVYWVSYMEVNQRVLLFTQHETLFLKAKSIIDPEASKKEIFLSFAGIGISIVTKSNEILKELIYGNITDSAAHWELYFDRKWKSLSLELSAWLECKYVHSCKKAQLENFIDVDLVKMHMTKPFFGKLRRTYSPGIWLHCRKSMSLTHLQGYIHKIQVDDQVRNTTFPVILYSNLQKSIINYAGSHRLKHCVEFAYLKQRKLNYDVYKGVCLIIREFNLNLQEGLLLSLINLIPKKPETKYSIAVKLRKDVSNIHVLPFSKSNGTTVKRKNIIEHIYISPIMIRLTLLADTERPNIYNISDIADYKNVVRFIFEYSEKGGFEKYTELRLPCYQQNFITVENEELVLDLSRSYMTQIMQQFHVLIRSTTVLGNQCGYNFKSPGDNFYESNMLILCGDEIAEKLSQEITCQLGYNTPDTTTQTSIFNFDIEPRVMQSKAKEPCFQNKDIPPFSLYSSFSTELELETFSIVAAFRSSIHQEELKYLFKTLGKKTSIFFNNESSSLKAYSKVIADIIKRAQEIGHKFISRIRLARYVNPYKGVEVFSMHKAKGMHLLSMVNKNPGIDTEIYWAHTALSDDGKHIALVSLQRLYFIEKGCTWGSLNVKWTLDTHQLLSPPTVVNNKLIFHVNKNDGTLSPIMDWYLESDAADILEWLCQKINIAMILNMENSICSKQVV, from the exons ATGTTCGAGGGTGCCATAGCGGCCTTCTTGAATCGGCTTCTGGGGAAGTATGTTGAGGACTTGGACACCGAACAGTTTAATGTCGGTATATTTTCTGGCGATACTTGTCTCACCGATCTTAAACTGAAACCCGAAGCTTTG TATCAGCTTGGTTTACCGATCAAGGTAGAAGTAGGACTTATAGGGaagattgttttaaaaataccaTGGGCTGGACTATTTTCTCAACCGATTGTACTTTGTCTAGAG GATATATACATAGTAGCTGTACCTGCTACATACGGTACGTATGATCCAGAAATACAGAAAAAGTTAATCAGGgcagagaagagaaaaattttGGAAGATTTAAAGGAAGATGAAACCTATACGACAG aattatttgataatttgttgaaatcagtgacaaagaattttcaaatcactataaataatgtacatattagatacgAAGAAGAGATAAACGAATCTCTATGCGCTTGTGGTATTTGTATTCAAAGCGTATCTATAATGACTACGAATAG CAAATGGAAACCTGGCATTTGTACGAGCAATTTAAGCACAATTTATCAACTGGTCAGAGCAGAATCTTTGAGCATATATATGGATAATAATACAGAATCTGCTTTTACAAACAACGGGTGCGACTGGGATATATCTGCTATTTTTGCATGGAAAAGTACAATGCATAAAGCCTTGCAAACATTCGGTATGAGAAACAAAGAGTTTCAATTCC TTCTAAAACCTTTTACtgcaaaaataaaagtaatcatATACAAAGGAAATGAAACGCAAACATCTCGTATGTTGGTTGATATTGTTCTTCACGATGTTGCAATGCAAATTTCCGAAAtgcagtatattactttctGTCATCTCTATGACTCGTTACTacgtacaaatattaaaaa ACAATATATGAAATATCGTCCtaatgaaattataaagaaaaatccATCAGCTTGGTGGAAGTATGCCTACAATTCTATTTTGGACTATAACGTGAAACCTTATACCtggaaaaaaattgttgaacatAGAAAAAATTACAGAAGGTACAAAGAAGCGTGTCTACAGAGTTTACTTAAGCCAAATGATACAGAACTGAAGCTGGATTTGCAAAAATACGAAGATTCTTTAACAATGTTTAACATAGTAATAGCTAGAGAACATGCTAGAcaagaattgaaaaatagaatGATTAAAGAAAAACATCAAGGCGTGAATAACGGTGGTCTATCGCTAAATAGTATGAAGAATAGTACATCTTTAAGTCAAGAGGAAGtacaaaatatagaaataaagaaTGAGGCAACTCAAGGGCAGGAAACGAAGATATCTTCCGATGATATTAGTAACAGTTCAGAAAAACAAATCAAAATAGAAAAGCTGCTACAACCAATTG attACAAGTTGAATTTTACATTAGCAAATTCTTGTTTAAGTCTTTTAAAAAATGACAAAGAAATTCTTGTTGTAACTATAACACAATTCTTAACAAGTATTGAGATACGACCTGCATTGTCTGCTTTTAAAATATCTACACGGGCCGAGAGTTTTGTAATTGAAGGTGTCTCTCTGGAAGGTGATCTAGTGCCCTTAATTACTGTCGATAATGTTTTAACAG GAAATGTATCAACAAATTTTTTGGCAATAGATTTTGAGAAAAATGGCGAAAATATAGATCCAACTTTTGATGTGTCTATAAGCCTAGAAGCTATTGAAGTGACTTATTATCAT caTGCTATGATGGAAATTATTCGATTTTTCAAACTTAGCGATACAAACGTTCAAACAACTATTTTGTGGGTGTACGAGTTGTGTAATTACATGAAGAAGAATCTCTTGGTTctggtagaaaatataatatctcAGACGCTACGGATCAGTTTTAAAATAGATATTAAAGGACCGTATATTGTGTTTCCCGAACATGGATCAATGCAAAG AGATGGAAACATTCTTCTGGTTGATTTTGGCAATGTGAACCTGTCTAATGAACTTCAAAATACAAACTTACAACTTGAAGATGCCACACTTATGGAATTAGAGGAATTACTTTATGATAGAATCCATATTGTATTTTCAGGAGCACAGATATTATTTTGTCACTCTG GGGATGATTGGAGGTCAGTCAGAAAGATGAAGGATTCCGAATATCATTTTGTACCGAAAATACAAGCAAATACAACAATTTCGTATAGTGTTAAACCTGAATATCATCAGCTACCACG GACTAAAGTAAATGTTTCTATTTCAtgtattaaattcaatttatcgGAAAACAAGATACAACAGAGTGTTCACTTTTTAAATCTCTTGTTGTTGATGTATCAGAAGAATGTCAAGAAATGTGAGGAGGACTTAACGCAACACGTCCCAAAGAACAGATTAAATAAACTTTTCGTATCGATAAAACAACTTAGAAATGTGCAAGGCACTATATGCCTGCCGTCGATTGATAGATCCAAAAACAAATTTACAACTGTTACTAAGGAATTTTGGACAGCTAACGTACAAAAACTCGATAG TATTGTATCCTCTGAAGTCAGTGAAGAAGATTTGGAATTACTATCAAAGACTATCAGTTTATCTGGATTCGACGACAGTGTATCTCCGTGTAATCATATCAATCTTTTGTTAAGATTCGCTATTGGAGAG TTATCGATTCATTTGGCAAGTATGAATTGTGGAAGAGAAGAGCCTTATTTACATCTTAGATTACATGCATTATATCTTGAAACTGCAATAATGCAATATGGATCTGCTATCCAGTTTGGTGTAGGATCTGTTTTGTTGGTAGACAAAACAAATGCAGGAGTAACTGGATCATATTTAGAATTAATATCTACCGAAGAACCTTATGAAGTTCTTGTAGTATCATTTCGTAAG GTCAAATCAAATTGTCCTGATTTTAAGTCTCACTTCAAAAGTATCGAACGATCTCTTGTTATAAACATACTTAACGTCAATATAAATCTTCACAGACCTGCGCTACTAAAAATAAGAGACCATTGGTATAGTTTATTCGGGTACGTACTGTCTGATTTGTTACATCTCGGTGAGAAactatttgtagaaaataatgaaaaatatctctCCAGCATTTTTGAAAACAATAATCTTTTCAATGTTCTGAAAAACTTATGCCAGAGTATCGTACAATGGAAAGTAAAGGAAAATGATCCACCTATTCCTCCAG gtgctattaaattgaattattctGCAAGGCTTAACGCCCTCGTCATTAGATTTTGTGACAGAGATTTGGATTTAATGGAAATACAGATCCTGGGACTAGAAAATGATTGCATTTACAATGCTAATGAAAGAATGGTTTTACGTGCACATCTTACACATTTATCTGTTGAAGATATGACCGAAGATACACTTTATTCAAAA TTACTGATAACGGAGGAGGATAAAGTTCTTGATTTAAAATATGTGAGACACATGCCAAAACTGTATAAATGTTCCGATATCGATACGAATGGAGATGATGTGATGTCGGATGGAACATTTAAGTTTTCTATCGGGAGAATCAGTTGTGTACTTATTTATAAAGTATTGCACGATTTAAAG tattttttaacaccattTACTTCCACATATTGCTTGAGCATAAAAAATTACTTAACCGATAAACTTATGAGCGGTATCGAGGAATTTAAAAGAACCGCAACGAAGTTACATGTTTTCATCGACATTCAAGGCcctatatttcttttacctcaaCAAAAAGATGTGCCAACTCTTCTAGTATTAAATACAG GTGTATTATCGGtcgaaaattttttcaaaagaaaCGATCAGTTCAATCAAAGTATTAAGGTAGCCGGCAACGATACAAATCAGTTAATAATTGATAACATTTTAGTAAAGCTGAACAATGTAACTATATCCAGAGCAATTATGACGCTGAATCAAGACTTGGAAATTCaa gaACCGATCGTTGAGCCTGTTCATATTCATTTtgatattaaaagaaaagcaGAGTATCGTAGCGCAATGGAGTTTCAAACGTATGGTCTATTCAATTTACAAGGTTCTATGGATTTTGTAAACATTAATCTAAGCCAAAGAGACCTAAAGTCTAGTATATTAGTGTGGAAAGATAACATTTCGAAAATTATACTATTTAAAAATGCATATGAAAATCAAGTACAGTCTACAATGGAAGATCAGTTGAAGAAAGCCGAGGTAGAAGATGTGATGGTGAAGAAATTAGAAGATTTTCTTACGCACAATGAAAATACAGTGTGCGAAGTTAATATGAAACTAACATTAGAAGGATtgcaattgaatttatttttagattcaGAAGAG GTACTGAGTTCACCGGTTCGTGATCTGAATCATGGTTTATGCAGATTAACGTTCGGAGAAATAATCAATACGTACGGATTTTATAGCGACAAAAGTCTAAAGATGAAATTCTCTCTTCAGAGTTGTGTTTTACAAGATACCCGAAAGGAATCACAAATTATAAGAAA AATAATTCAATCACCAGCAAGATTAATCGGAGTGCAACCTGAATCCTACATATGTATTTCTATGTCACCGATTGTTGATATTACGTTTACTTGTGGGCCACAGGGTGAAAAATGTTTTGATGCACTTATTCAAGAATTTAGAGTGAATTTGTCTGTTCCATTCGTGATGCATCTTACTCGATACATAATGGATTCCTTTCCAGCAGATCAGATTGACAAAGGAATTGTCAATCACGGATACGAGAATAACAATTCAACGATA AGCAGGGATAATATCACtgcagaaagaaagaaattaaaatacgcACAATATTTTAAAGAAGAACCAG aTGCTTCGATATCTGTGAGGATACATAAACCCGAGATTTTAATTTTTGGAGATTTGAAAGCAACCAACGCGCATGTAATTCTATTGCAAGCTGAAATATCTATTGAAAGTAGCAGACACAGTTGTTCATCATCCATTGTATGTACACTTACTGACATACGAGCCAAATCAAGGAGACAAGGAAATTATTCCCGTTATACTCCGTACTGGTTACTGTGTCCTTGCGATATAGAAATTTGTCGAAAAGAAGAACCACCCGAATTTAACGTCGATTATACTGTCACTGTGAACAAAATTAATGTTCATCTCTCTGCAGAAATAATACATGCATTTATCAAT ATACTGAGCGAAGCCACAAATTTAATGAATAGCGTTAACTTGAGATTGGAAGATAAATCTTTCAATCATGATTATTCTAATGCGCACATTAATCTATGGACACCTGTAAAAATTTCCAATGTTCCGTATAAGAAACTGAACGATG ATGATTCACATTTAAATGACGAATGCAACGATAGAGTGGTAACGATTAATCTAAAGCCATTAGTAATTTGTTTATTACTGGAAATTGAATATCTGACAGAAAGACTTCCTGTTATACAAATGCACAGCATAGTTACAGCTTCTATTAACGATTGGTTTAacgattttaattttgaatctAGTATAAAGCTTCATGCACTCTGTTATAACGTGGATTATAAAAGTTGGGAACCCTTAATTGATTTTTGTTCAGAAGACGATACAACCTGTAGACCATGGGAAttaatgataaaa ATCCGTCATGGCGAAGCTTTTATGATAAATTCAAACTGGACTGATTCGCATCAGCATATAAAGCAAGACGCGTTGAAAGTTAAAAAGAGAAGCGCTAAGAGTACCGATCAGGATGTTACAGATATGGTTTTTATAAGCCCAGATCATTTAACAGTACCAAAATCAAACG agaCAGATCTATATTCAACGTACGAAGAAGACTCTGACACGGATGACGATGAAGGTCagaaaaaattagtaaaaactTCCAATTACTTGTTTAACAGTAACAGTAGCGAAGAGGAAGATAGCGATAGCGAGAATTCCAGCACAAACGAAGACGAGGGATTAGAGTTAACACCGGAATGTAACGTAGACTCCT TTGGACCCGTTGGTCGTGAATCAATTAAATCAAACGATGTGGCGGTTTACATTACTGTATCAACAGAGGATAAACTGAATATTGTGATTACTTCGAATTTAATTGCCGTAATGGATATTATTGTAAATGCATTTCAACAAGCTGCTAGTGGAATACCGATAATACCTGCTCCTATGAGAAAATTAAATCTTCAAAACCATATCGGTCATGAAAGTCGACTAGAACTTCTTGTTTCAGAAGAA GAAGATAAGAAAAGCGTAACCCGTGTCATCGTCAGTCAAGATTACCATGATATTAATTCACCAGCAAGTGTTCCAAGCAGTCCAGAAGTGGAAACTCAATCACGTGTTGCTAGCCCCCAGTGGGGTGATAATGAAATTGATTTTGCTGATCCAGACGtaaattcagaaaattattcAATGCCAATGGAAGAAATATTTCAGGATGACTCCACCATTGATATATACAAGACAATCACCGGAGAAGTGTTACATGTCATTTTTAAAG GATTTGACGATGTATTAGTATATTGTCCAAAAAGACAAGGTTGCAATCTGATTCCACTTCGACCTATCAGACACGAAGTTCGCTATCATTTAGTTATAGAAGCTACGATAAACAATTATTTGCATCGTACAATTACTGTACGATCTCCCTTACAG TTTCGAAACGAAACATCATATGCATTGGGTCTTTACTATAAAAAATCATTACTAGATAAATTGGGGCTAACGTGTATCGGTGAACCTACAAATCCCTTTGACGACAACATTAGAATGACAATAATTGAACCTGATTCTACTTACAGTGTTCCCTTATACATAGCTTATCActttcctatacatatattgCCTGCTTATTTAGA aaagtATCAGGTCAGCGAAGAAGGGATTTACTGGAAAGAACAAAGCGCAACAATGAATGTTATTAAAGACATATGTTGTAAAACAAAAGCTGATGAAAGTAATTCTGTATTTTGTGTTAAAGTCTCTTGTAACGAAGTCTCGTTAATTACAAGACCGAGCTGCCAAGTACCAAGTTACTTGATAAGCATTCATTCTCCCCTTATTTTGAACAATCAGCTACCATTTGTTATAGACGTTCATATACCTGCTATTAATTATGAAGTAAAAATTGAGCCAGGAGAAAGAATAAACATGCATTCTTTAAATTGTAATACCGATATCCAATTTGTTTTTAAG ATTCAAAATTATTTGGGTATTTATTGGACCGGAATGGTTAAACTGAACacgaatttagaaagaaaatttgttgCGATGAATGCAGATAGCGAGGTTGATTCGGCAAAATCTTTTTTATTGTGTATAGAACTGTGTAAAGTTAAAAGTTGGCACGTTGTTATTCAGTCACAATACTGGATGATAAACAAGTCTGGATTACCTTTGTTCATTCAg gaaTGTTATACTCATATAATTAACGAGATACCAGAAGAAGAATTGATGATATTTTCTCAAAAGAACAATAAGAAAAGCATGGTTAGATTAAGAGCCCATCAATCCGAATGGTCTTTGCCATTTGGACTAGAAGGAATTACCTCAATGTCTTTAATTGTATGCAAAGATACAGAACGAGGAAGAAAATACAGAATCTTAACAGAGATTGAAAGTTCTCGTTTATCTCCTAATTTCACAAAAATTATAACGTTTCTTCCTTATTTTTACATTAGCAACAAAACAAAAAGAAACTTGAGATTTATGGAAGAAAACGATCAAGCGGATTTATGGAACGATCTTTTACCCGGACAAATTATGCCATTTTGGCCGGTTACAGAATCAatgaagatgaaaataaaatggagaAATAGTCAATTGGTGTCTCAGCATTTCAACGTTACACGCGTAGGAAAGACTGTATTGAGAATGGACAATGGT TCAGCAATCACCGTACAAATCAAAGGTGGCATCACTTCTCCGTATTATGTAACATTTCAAAAATATGTGACTGGTGATATACCCATAAGAATAGACAATTTTTGTgacaatttatttttgaaaattagtcAATGTAATTTAGGACAGGTAGCTTTGATAAATCCATTTCAAAGTCTCCTGTACACATGGGATGATCCTACTAAGACTAGGGAACTCATTTGGAAtgtatataacaataaaaaacctggatacaatgcaaaatttgaaaag GATGGATACGGACAAGAACTTATACCACTTGTGATTGTGGAAAAATGTAGCGGTGGATCGTTTAATGCATGTACGGTTAAACcagttaataataaattaatgtgGCTGGAATCGAAACCTGAGAGTATTAATAGGGAGAATAATAATTGTGACgataacgacgacgacgatgacgacgacgacaacaatGACGATAACGATGACGATGATAATGATAAATCATCGACAGATAAAACAATTGTTTATTGGGTGAGTTACATGGAAGTGAACCAACGAGTATTACTATTTACTCAACACGAAACGCTATTCTTAAAAGCAAAAAGTATCATTGATCCAGAAGCTAGTAAAAAGGAAATATTTCTATCCTTTGCTGGTATTGGCATCAGTATT GTAACAAAATCTAATGAAATTCTGAAGGAATTAATATATGGAAACATAACAGATTCAGCAGCTCATTGGGAGCTTTATTTTGACAGAAAATGGAAGAGTTTATCGTTAGAATTGAGTGCATGGCTAGAATGCAAATATGTACATTCTTGTAAAAAAGCACAGTTAGAGAATTTTATTGAT gTTGATCTTGTAAAAATGCATATGACTAAACCGTTCTTTGGAAAACTAAGAAGAACCTATTCTCCAGGAATTTGGTTACACTGCAGGAAATCTATGTCATTGACCCATTTGCAGGGTTACATACATAAAATACAG gTGGATGATCAAGTTCGTAATACTACCTTTCCAgtgattttatattctaatttgcAAAAAAGTATCATCAATTATGCAGGAAGTCATAGATTGAAGCATTGCGTAGAATTTGCATATTTGAAACAGAGAAAGTTAAATTATGATGTTTACAAGGGTGTTTGCCTTATAATtagagaatttaatttaaatctacAAGAAGGCTTACTACTTTCTCTGATCAATTTGATACCAAAAAAACCGGAAACTAAATATTCTATCGCCGTGAAATTAAGAAAGGatgtttcaaatattcatgTTTTACCTTTCAGCAAAAGTAAC GGTACAACTGTTaagagaaaaaatataatagaacatatatatatttctccGATCATGATACGTTTAACATTGTTAGCCGATACAGAAAGacctaatatttataatattagcgATATAGCAGATTATAAGAATGTCGttagatttatttttgaatattctGAAAAGGGAGGATTTGAGAAATATACTGAACTACG ACTTCCTTGCTATCAACAAAATTTCATCACCGTTGAAAATGAAGAACTTGTATTAGATTTATCACGATCTTATATGACACAGATTATGCAGCAATTTCATGTTTTAATACGTTCGACTACCGTCTTAGGAAATCAATGTGGTTATAACTTTAAATCGCCAGGAGACAACTTTTATGAATCTAATATG CTGATTTTGTGCGGAGATGAAATAGCAGAGAAATTGAGTCAAGAAATAACATGCCAGCTAGGGTACAATACACCAGACACTACTACGCAAACTTCAATCTTTAATTTCGACATCGAACCACGTGTAATGCAATCGAaa gCAAAAGAGCCATGTTTTCAAAACAAAGATATACCTCCTTTCTCGCTATATAGCTCATTTTCTACAGAACTAGAATTAGAAACATTCAGTATAGTGGCTGCATTTAGAAGTa GTATTCATCAAGAAGAATTAAAGTACTTGTTCAAAACTTTGGGAAAGAAAacgtcaatattttttaacaatgaaAGTTCCTCTTTAAAGGCTTACTCAAAAGTAATAGCAGATATTATAAAAAG GGCACAAGAAATAGGTCATAAGTTTATATCTCGGATCCGCCTAGCACGCTACGTGAATCCGTATAAG GGAGTTGAAGTATTTTCAATGCATAAAGCTAAAGGAATGCATCTCTTAAGTATGGTAAACAAGAATCCTGGAATCGATACAGAAATATATTGGGCACATACTGCTCTTTCTGACGATGGTAAACATATAGCTCTAGTTTCGTTGCA GCGACTGTATTTCATTGAGAAAGGATGTACATGGGGATCTCTGAATGTAAAGTGGACCTTAGATACCCATCAATTACTATCACCACCTACGGTGGTTAATAACAAGCTTATTTTCCATGTGAATAAG AACGACGGTACTTTGTCACCCATAATGGATTGGTACTTGGAAAGCGATGCAGCAGACATTCTGGAGTGGCTGTGCCAGAAAATAAATATAGCCATGATCTTGAACATGGAGAACAGTATTTGTTCAAAGCAAGTTGTATAA